In Gemmata obscuriglobus, a single genomic region encodes these proteins:
- a CDS encoding AAA family ATPase, with product MFDVTDSQKPQSSAFQDSAQFVHKVRERIANVVVGQDVVVERMLIALFTGGHLLLQGVPGLAKTLLVSAMSRAIALDFARVQFTIDLLPSDILGSEILDARAGEFRTVKGPIFTNLLLADEINRAAPKVQSALLEAMQERKVTIGKETHRLPTPFLVIATQNPVEQAGTFELPEAQLDRFMLCHRLEYPTPDQEFEVLRRNLALGVQREDRGATARTEFDAIGGGAVGTVEDLVRCMEAVPTVHTSEAVLRHVVEVVNLTRRHPAIEFGASPRAGIALVKSSRARALVRGRGYVVPEDLFALAQDVLLHRIRLSYEALADGRTAAGVLNEILTDLGAPAAAA from the coding sequence GTGTTTGACGTGACTGACAGCCAGAAGCCGCAATCGTCCGCGTTCCAGGATTCCGCACAGTTCGTGCACAAGGTGCGTGAGCGCATCGCCAACGTCGTCGTCGGACAGGACGTCGTGGTGGAGCGGATGCTGATCGCGCTGTTCACGGGCGGCCACCTGCTCTTACAGGGCGTACCCGGTCTGGCGAAAACGCTACTCGTTTCCGCGATGTCGCGCGCGATCGCGCTGGACTTCGCCCGCGTGCAGTTCACCATCGACTTGCTCCCGTCCGACATCCTCGGCTCGGAAATCCTGGACGCCCGCGCCGGCGAGTTCCGCACGGTTAAAGGGCCGATCTTCACCAACCTGCTGCTCGCGGACGAGATCAACCGCGCCGCCCCGAAGGTCCAGTCGGCACTGCTCGAGGCGATGCAAGAGCGCAAAGTGACCATCGGCAAGGAAACGCACCGGCTGCCCACGCCGTTCCTGGTGATCGCGACCCAGAACCCCGTCGAGCAGGCGGGCACGTTCGAGCTGCCCGAGGCGCAACTCGATCGGTTCATGCTGTGCCACCGGCTCGAGTACCCGACCCCGGATCAAGAGTTCGAGGTGCTACGCCGCAACCTCGCGCTCGGCGTCCAGCGCGAGGACCGCGGCGCCACCGCCCGCACCGAGTTCGATGCCATCGGGGGCGGCGCGGTCGGCACGGTCGAGGACCTCGTGCGGTGCATGGAGGCGGTTCCGACCGTCCACACCAGCGAGGCGGTCCTGCGGCACGTGGTGGAGGTCGTGAACCTGACCCGGCGGCACCCCGCCATCGAGTTCGGCGCCAGCCCGCGGGCCGGCATCGCGCTGGTCAAGTCGTCCCGCGCGCGGGCGCTGGTCCGCGGGCGCGGGTACGTGGTGCCTGAAGACCTGTTCGCCCTGGCCCAGGACGTTCTCTTGCACCGCATCCGCCTCAGCTACGAGGCGCTGGCCGACGGCCGAACTGCCGCCGGCGTGCTCAACGAGATCCTCACCGACCTCGGCGCACCGGCCGCCGCGGCGTGA
- a CDS encoding DUF58 domain-containing protein: MTGTLEPATLDARQFQIAVRKLADSLGYGTDRSPYLGSGTEYVQSRLYQPGDPVRSIDWRITARTGRAFVKEYETPKRMPCFLVVDTSASMAVSSIRRSKYEVAVHLAGGLALASLDRASPVGLVGGGGRDLQIAPSLAPDKVWVWLHQLRKVRYDEPTAVGRRLRELAPRLNERALLVVLSDFHDPEAIPALRLLGQRHECVALHLTDPAEVGLRGTGLVRAHEAETGRRLVSHGRRVWSDPASVATQLRRAGVDHLSVPTDQPFVAEVRQFFATRGRLGRGAR, encoded by the coding sequence ATGACGGGAACGCTTGAACCCGCCACGCTCGACGCACGCCAGTTTCAGATCGCGGTTCGGAAACTGGCGGACAGCCTCGGCTACGGGACCGACCGGTCCCCGTACCTGGGGTCGGGAACCGAATACGTGCAGTCGCGCCTGTACCAGCCGGGCGATCCCGTGCGGTCCATCGACTGGCGCATCACCGCCCGCACCGGCCGGGCGTTCGTCAAGGAGTACGAGACCCCGAAGCGGATGCCGTGCTTCTTGGTGGTGGACACGTCGGCCTCAATGGCGGTGTCCTCGATCCGGCGCAGCAAGTACGAGGTCGCGGTCCACCTCGCCGGCGGGCTCGCACTTGCGTCCCTGGACCGGGCCTCGCCGGTCGGACTGGTCGGGGGCGGGGGGCGCGACCTCCAGATCGCACCGAGCCTTGCGCCAGATAAGGTGTGGGTGTGGCTGCATCAGTTGCGCAAGGTGCGGTACGACGAGCCGACGGCCGTCGGGCGCCGGCTCCGCGAGTTGGCACCGCGGCTGAACGAGCGCGCACTTTTGGTCGTACTGAGCGACTTTCACGACCCGGAAGCGATCCCGGCGCTGCGCCTGCTCGGGCAACGGCACGAGTGCGTGGCGCTGCACCTGACGGACCCGGCCGAAGTCGGCTTACGGGGCACCGGGCTGGTTCGGGCGCACGAGGCGGAAACGGGTCGCCGGCTGGTGAGCCACGGCCGGCGGGTCTGGTCCGACCCGGCTTCTGTCGCGACGCAGTTGCGCCGCGCCGGCGTTGACCACTTGTCCGTGCCGACAGATCAACCGTTTGTGGCCGAAGTTCGGCAGTTCTTTGCCACCCGCGGCCGGCTCGGGCGGGGGGCACGATGA
- a CDS encoding vWA domain-containing protein, whose product MVAEAEAVASALLVLALIAELIHARRVRRVGVLAFGPTGRPALWTRVTPVIRAVSAAVFVWGLTTLLLLPPKVHDRTEQVPKTEARDIILVLDVSPSMRLQDAGPGGSVSRSARAAELMKSFYSRIQSSRFRTSVVACYTGARPVVERTTDPEVVRNILTDLPMHFAFRAGPTDLLSGIEEAARMATPWRADTATLVVVSDGDTIAATGMPPLPPSVSRVLVVGVGDTANGKFIDGHNSRQDVSSLRQLATRLGGEYHDGNVQHVSTELLQQSMRSDDKGRSETDGPNRREAALAAVAIGALTLALLPILLHIAGTHWRPGVKVRRRMAVARPQREPAAR is encoded by the coding sequence GTGGTAGCCGAAGCGGAAGCCGTCGCTAGTGCGTTGCTCGTGCTGGCACTGATCGCAGAACTGATCCACGCCCGGCGAGTGCGCCGGGTAGGCGTCCTCGCCTTCGGCCCGACCGGCCGCCCCGCGCTGTGGACCCGGGTCACCCCCGTTATCCGGGCGGTGAGTGCGGCCGTGTTCGTATGGGGGCTGACGACCCTGTTGTTGCTCCCGCCGAAGGTCCACGACCGGACCGAGCAAGTTCCCAAGACCGAGGCCCGTGACATCATTCTGGTGCTCGACGTCTCCCCGAGCATGCGGCTCCAGGACGCCGGCCCCGGGGGCTCGGTGAGCCGCAGCGCGCGAGCCGCGGAGCTGATGAAGTCATTTTATTCCCGCATCCAGTCGTCCCGGTTCCGGACCAGCGTCGTCGCCTGCTACACCGGCGCGCGACCGGTCGTCGAGCGCACGACCGACCCGGAGGTGGTGCGGAACATTTTAACGGACCTGCCAATGCACTTTGCGTTCCGGGCCGGGCCGACGGACCTGCTCTCCGGCATTGAAGAAGCGGCCCGGATGGCCACGCCGTGGCGCGCCGACACCGCGACCCTCGTCGTCGTAAGCGACGGCGACACCATCGCGGCGACCGGGATGCCGCCGCTGCCGCCATCGGTCTCGCGGGTGCTGGTGGTCGGGGTCGGCGACACCGCAAACGGGAAATTCATCGACGGACACAACTCGCGCCAGGACGTGTCGTCGCTGCGTCAGCTCGCGACCCGGCTCGGCGGCGAGTACCACGACGGGAACGTTCAGCACGTGTCCACGGAACTCCTGCAACAGTCGATGCGATCCGACGACAAGGGGCGATCGGAAACGGACGGCCCGAACCGGCGTGAGGCCGCGCTCGCGGCGGTCGCGATCGGAGCGTTGACACTCGCACTGCTGCCGATCCTGCTTCACATCGCTGGAACGCACTGGCGGCCCGGGGTGAAGGTGCGCCGGCGGATGGCGGTCGCCCGGCCTCAGCGAGAGCCGGCCGCCCGCTGA
- a CDS encoding vWA domain-containing protein, whose amino-acid sequence MTFEYPYALFLLAVPVLLLAWVWLREGRRVALPVDHGPPGRGTGWWVAVSCAESLLPLALAVAVLLCAGPRRLGEPIDKRKLTNIEICVDVSGSMNNPFGRATRYDGAMEAVTAFTSYRQGDAFGLTFFGNEVLHWCPLTTDVSAINCATPFMRPGQLPPWFGGTLIAKALRACKAELIKRPEGDRMIVLITDGDSQDFANGADAEVAEELKAEGITVFAVVIGNDRQFQNPIIRNGSVQTVTARTGGESFEAGDPNALATVFKRIDEMRRAETDKQIASTLDDFRPFCIAGLVLTGLAGFASFGLRYTPW is encoded by the coding sequence GTGACTTTTGAGTACCCATACGCCTTATTTCTGTTGGCGGTCCCGGTACTGCTGCTCGCGTGGGTCTGGCTGCGCGAGGGGCGGCGCGTGGCGCTGCCGGTTGACCACGGGCCGCCCGGCCGCGGGACCGGCTGGTGGGTGGCGGTGTCGTGCGCGGAATCGCTACTCCCGCTGGCGCTGGCCGTGGCCGTACTCCTGTGTGCCGGCCCCCGGCGGCTCGGCGAGCCGATCGACAAGCGGAAGCTGACCAACATCGAGATCTGTGTCGATGTGTCCGGTAGCATGAACAACCCGTTCGGCCGGGCCACCCGGTACGACGGCGCGATGGAGGCCGTGACCGCGTTCACCAGCTACCGCCAGGGGGACGCGTTCGGACTGACGTTCTTCGGGAACGAAGTGCTTCACTGGTGCCCGCTCACCACGGACGTGTCCGCGATCAACTGCGCCACCCCGTTCATGCGCCCCGGCCAGCTCCCGCCGTGGTTCGGCGGGACGCTGATCGCCAAGGCGCTGCGGGCGTGCAAGGCCGAGCTGATCAAGCGCCCCGAAGGAGACCGGATGATCGTCCTGATCACCGACGGGGACAGCCAGGACTTTGCGAACGGGGCCGACGCCGAGGTCGCCGAGGAGCTGAAGGCGGAGGGGATCACGGTCTTCGCTGTCGTCATCGGCAACGACCGACAGTTCCAAAACCCGATTATTCGCAACGGGTCGGTTCAAACGGTCACCGCCCGAACTGGCGGGGAATCGTTCGAAGCCGGCGACCCGAACGCGCTGGCAACCGTCTTCAAGCGGATCGATGAGATGCGCCGGGCCGAAACGGACAAGCAGATCGCCAGCACGCTCGACGACTTCCGCCCGTTCTGCATCGCCGGCCTCGTACTGACCGGGCTGGCCGGTTTCGCGTCCTTCGGACTGAGGTACACGCCGTGGTAG
- a CDS encoding PHB depolymerase family esterase has product MIARTIRFVLSAVLLVGACGLGSAAEVVILKDGFIIQGTVRKESEPVFDKASGTTVRIVKANGLDMIDEGPKITIFSSHTKQLGEISPDIKIRPDYKAYTTQFPGRKSDQPISSIASIVKTGEFNAKWVRTINVKETTGGANVVDHQITHMDPYYIYIVSATHAWRGTYRTTEWDPKTVRKLLGMHPELAEPDGKCDPLKRVAIGKFMLDAGWLQSAKDEMDRLRKDFKGEMNKEAKAAHEKLLKEIDQAVAELVAREAELALAAGRYKYTAEVLAVFPEKNADPKQVARAAKVGADLKIGQERYNAARRLLGALIETVSGARGALPFVAAGGGGAMAAWAPPKEVSAESLALVEAARYVFAELHPDSALRIETFVTLAAQAERERAADKEPTKKPNELLATAISGWVTGRNGANPNTEIALKIWAARDLILAHQRSDTIAGRNELLKQFKKNMVLEPQQLAQIISLLPPVDPEDLANRSGKAVELGKGGPAGVYRRKSAPVSGYPTGIDYLVKLPPEYHHGRAYPIIIALTAPGIDAEQVLAPLMTEADKNGYIVIAPEWVSHFEKTGWQWRGEDHVLVTATLRDAVRHFTVDNDRVFMLGVGDGGNMAMDIGTSHPDLFAGVIPIAPIPKWQGQFIESWRNAQKLPFYVVTGEMAGQSVTAMRNIFEPWTRHGFPAVMSVYKGRAVEWYSAEAPVMFDWMSRKKRINGAATLALGTYRQPWVMLRESDSRFYWLQADKANPGHSGGAVVAATIQGDIRGNNLLDLKTFRVQRLSVWLGADMIDWAKPVRVQLNGRTPEGWNKPKAIEPDVEVLLEDYFQRGDRRMLFLNKIELSGTR; this is encoded by the coding sequence ATGATTGCACGCACCATACGCTTCGTTCTCTCGGCGGTCCTGCTTGTGGGGGCCTGTGGGCTCGGGTCCGCGGCAGAGGTCGTCATCCTCAAAGACGGGTTCATTATCCAGGGAACCGTCCGCAAGGAGTCGGAACCCGTTTTTGACAAGGCTTCCGGCACAACCGTTCGGATCGTCAAGGCGAACGGTCTGGACATGATCGACGAGGGGCCGAAGATCACGATTTTCAGCTCGCACACCAAGCAACTCGGCGAAATCAGCCCGGACATCAAGATCCGGCCGGATTACAAGGCGTATACCACCCAGTTCCCGGGCCGTAAGTCGGACCAGCCGATCAGCAGCATTGCCTCGATCGTCAAGACCGGCGAGTTTAACGCCAAGTGGGTCCGCACGATCAACGTGAAGGAGACGACGGGGGGGGCTAACGTGGTCGACCACCAGATCACGCACATGGACCCGTACTACATCTACATCGTGTCTGCCACACACGCCTGGCGGGGTACATACCGGACCACCGAATGGGACCCGAAGACCGTTCGCAAGCTGCTCGGGATGCACCCCGAACTCGCCGAGCCGGACGGGAAGTGCGACCCGCTCAAGCGCGTCGCGATCGGGAAATTCATGCTGGACGCGGGCTGGCTCCAGTCCGCCAAAGATGAGATGGACCGGCTCCGAAAGGACTTCAAAGGCGAAATGAATAAGGAGGCGAAGGCCGCGCACGAGAAACTGCTCAAGGAGATCGATCAGGCGGTCGCCGAACTGGTGGCGCGCGAGGCGGAACTCGCACTGGCGGCGGGCCGTTACAAGTACACGGCCGAGGTTCTCGCGGTCTTTCCCGAGAAGAACGCCGACCCGAAACAGGTGGCGCGGGCGGCGAAGGTGGGGGCGGACCTCAAGATCGGTCAGGAGCGGTACAACGCCGCCCGCCGGTTGCTTGGAGCGCTGATCGAGACCGTTTCCGGTGCCCGCGGCGCGCTACCATTCGTTGCCGCGGGCGGGGGCGGGGCGATGGCGGCGTGGGCACCGCCCAAGGAGGTGTCGGCGGAGTCGCTCGCGCTGGTGGAGGCCGCCCGGTACGTGTTCGCGGAACTGCACCCCGATTCGGCCCTTCGGATCGAGACGTTCGTGACACTCGCCGCGCAGGCCGAGCGCGAGCGGGCCGCCGACAAGGAGCCGACCAAGAAGCCGAACGAACTGCTCGCGACCGCCATCAGCGGGTGGGTCACCGGGCGCAACGGCGCCAACCCCAACACCGAAATCGCTCTGAAAATCTGGGCGGCGCGTGACCTGATCCTCGCGCACCAGCGCAGCGACACCATCGCCGGCCGGAACGAGCTGTTGAAGCAGTTCAAGAAGAACATGGTTCTGGAGCCGCAGCAGCTTGCACAGATCATCTCGCTGCTCCCCCCGGTCGATCCCGAGGATCTGGCGAACCGGTCCGGTAAGGCGGTCGAACTCGGGAAGGGCGGGCCGGCCGGCGTGTACCGCCGCAAGTCGGCCCCGGTGAGCGGGTACCCCACCGGAATCGATTACCTCGTCAAGCTGCCGCCCGAGTACCACCACGGCCGCGCGTACCCGATCATCATCGCGCTGACGGCGCCGGGCATCGACGCGGAGCAGGTGCTCGCGCCGCTCATGACCGAGGCCGACAAAAACGGGTACATCGTGATCGCCCCGGAGTGGGTGAGCCACTTTGAGAAGACCGGCTGGCAGTGGCGCGGCGAGGACCACGTCCTGGTGACCGCGACCCTGCGCGACGCGGTCCGGCACTTCACCGTCGATAACGACCGGGTGTTCATGCTCGGCGTCGGGGACGGGGGGAACATGGCGATGGACATCGGCACGTCGCACCCGGACCTCTTCGCCGGTGTGATCCCGATCGCCCCGATTCCGAAGTGGCAGGGGCAGTTCATCGAGTCGTGGCGCAACGCCCAGAAGCTGCCGTTCTACGTGGTCACCGGCGAGATGGCGGGCCAGTCCGTCACCGCCATGCGGAACATCTTCGAGCCCTGGACGCGCCACGGGTTCCCGGCGGTGATGAGCGTGTACAAGGGGCGGGCGGTGGAGTGGTACTCGGCCGAAGCGCCGGTCATGTTCGACTGGATGAGCCGCAAGAAGCGGATCAACGGTGCGGCCACCCTCGCCCTCGGCACCTACCGGCAGCCGTGGGTGATGCTCCGCGAGAGCGACAGCCGGTTCTACTGGCTCCAGGCGGACAAGGCGAACCCGGGGCACTCCGGCGGCGCGGTCGTGGCGGCAACGATTCAGGGGGACATCCGCGGCAACAACCTGCTCGATCTCAAGACGTTCCGGGTGCAGCGCCTGTCGGTCTGGCTCGGCGCGGACATGATCGACTGGGCGAAGCCGGTGCGGGTTCAGCTCAACGGGCGGACCCCGGAGGGCTGGAACAAGCCGAAGGCGATCGAGCCGGACGTGGAGGTGCTGCTCGAAGACTACTTCCAGCGCGGGGACCGGCGGATGCTGTTTCTGAACAAGATCGAACTCTCCGGAACGCGGTAG